One part of the Rutidosis leptorrhynchoides isolate AG116_Rl617_1_P2 unplaced genomic scaffold, CSIRO_AGI_Rlap_v1 contig455, whole genome shotgun sequence genome encodes these proteins:
- the LOC139883803 gene encoding uncharacterized protein: MWSSASKAIAKAIGFKSDSTKPNQISSECSDDEGTTNSKEEGLECPICWESFNMVENVPYVLWCGHTLCKNCVLGMQRAVVRLPTLPMQLPFFIACPWCNLLSLRLVHKGNLRFPRKNYFLLWMVESMNGDRSKSTSSVHEDHHLPICPVNGSLAVRNEVYHRRVRSSQLVQQSNSNHPEVHNQNNSRYLYAERFQLSVRKSLVFFVHLTAKFPLIVIFLLIVLYAIPASAAILALYILVTLLFAVPSFLVLYFALPSLDWLVREIVT, translated from the coding sequence ATGTGGAGTTCTGCTTCAAAAGCCATAGCGAAAGCTATTGGGTTCAAGAGCGACTCGACAAAGCCAAATCAAATCTCTTCAGAATGCTCGGACGATGAAGGTACAACAAACAGCAAAGAGGAAGGCTTGGAATGTCCAATATGCTGGGAATCCTTCAACATGGTTGAGAACGTTCCTTATGTTTTGTGGTGTGGTCATACTCTTTGTAAGAATTGTGTCCTTGGGATGCAACGTGCAGTCGTGAGACTCCCGACGCTTCCCATGCAGCTTCCGTTCTTTATCGCTTGCCCGTGGTGTAATCTCTTATCATTGAGGCTTGTCCACAAAGGAAATCTCAGGTTTCCCCGGAAAAACTACTTCCTCCTATGGATGGTGGAAAGCATGAATGGTGATCGGTCAAAGTCAACCTCCTCTGTCCACGAAGATCATCATCTACCCATATGCCCTGTGAATGGAAGCTTAGCTGTCAGAAATGAAGTTTACCATAGGAGGGTCCGATCATCTCAACTTGTTCAACAGTCAAATTCAAACCATCCCGAAGTTCACAACCAGAATAACTCCAGGTATCTTTATGCTGAAAGATTCCAGCTATCAGTTCGTAAGTCATTAGTGTTCTTTGTGCACTTGACAGCTAAATTCCCGTTGATAGTCATCTTTCTCCTCATCGTCTTGTATGCAATACCCGCCAGTGCAGCTATTTTAGCCTTGTACATTCTCGTGACCCTCCTGTTTGCTGTTCCTTCTTTTCTTGTCTTGTACTTTGCTTTACCTAGTTTGGACTGGCTGGTTAGAGAAATCGTCACCTAA